The Terriglobia bacterium genome includes a region encoding these proteins:
- a CDS encoding ABC transporter permease: MGNFNSQLRQVLRRLVRTPMFTAVTLITLAAGVGANTVVFSVLEGILLRPLPYPKPEQLVTIAHAAPGINSAGTFPGAPSNYFIYRDQNHSFQDIAMMTGDSVSITGIGEPEQVRAQRMTDGMTSILGVNPVLGRGFSRQDDLPSSPLTAILMYGYWQQKFGGDRGIVGQNIKVDGKQTQVIGVMPRDFHILDQDDPAVLVPFQFDRPKIFLGNFSYFTVARLKPGVTVEQASSDVARMLPVVLSSFPAPPGFSLKMFQDARLEPKISPLKDRVVGDIGKTLWVLMGAIGLVLLIACANVANLVLVRVDGRRQELAIRSALGAGWGRIASELLFESLVLGFLGSLLGLGIAYGALRLLVSAAPRSLPRVHEIGMDGWVLLFTLGVALLASILFGSIPIFKYAGARLATGLREGARGMSQSREQHRARSVLVVIQVALALLALICSGLMTRTFIALTRVQPGFSAPEEIQTFTIALPKSVVAEDQNVPRKFEEIMHKVEAVPGVTSIGLSTSIPLDGNGSFDPVFAEDHTYRPGELAALRRFKWISPGFLKTMGTPLLAGRDLTWTDIYNMNPVALVSENVARDLWHDPAAALGKRIRVGSTDDWREVVGVVSNVYDDGLNQKPSTVVYWPLLMRNFEGNGVSTRREVSFTLRTPRAGTESLMKEVRQAVWSVDPNLPLAKVHTVDYFYRSSMARTSFTLLMLGVAGVMALLLGTVGIYGVIAYSVSQRTREIGIRMAMGAQRSELTGMFVRHGLALSAIGVAFGLVAALICMRFLSTLLFGVKPVDLLTYSAVSIGLVATALLASYLPSRRAATIDPVEALRGE; encoded by the coding sequence ATGGGGAATTTCAACTCACAACTCAGGCAAGTCCTTCGTCGGCTGGTCCGCACTCCCATGTTTACCGCGGTCACGCTAATCACCCTGGCTGCCGGCGTGGGCGCCAATACGGTTGTCTTCAGCGTGCTTGAGGGGATTCTGCTGAGGCCGCTGCCGTATCCCAAGCCGGAACAACTGGTAACCATTGCCCATGCGGCTCCGGGGATCAATTCGGCCGGAACATTCCCGGGCGCGCCTTCCAACTACTTTATCTATCGCGACCAGAACCACAGCTTTCAGGACATTGCCATGATGACCGGCGATTCGGTCAGCATCACCGGAATTGGCGAGCCGGAACAGGTACGGGCGCAGCGTATGACGGACGGGATGACCTCGATTCTGGGCGTCAATCCCGTGCTGGGCCGCGGCTTTTCCCGCCAGGATGATCTGCCCAGCAGTCCGCTCACCGCCATCCTGATGTATGGCTACTGGCAACAGAAGTTTGGTGGCGATCGCGGCATTGTGGGACAGAACATCAAGGTGGATGGCAAGCAGACGCAGGTCATCGGCGTCATGCCCAGGGACTTTCACATACTTGATCAGGATGATCCGGCAGTGCTGGTGCCTTTTCAATTCGACCGGCCCAAGATCTTTCTGGGAAATTTCAGTTACTTCACGGTGGCGCGGCTTAAGCCGGGCGTCACAGTTGAGCAAGCCAGCTCTGACGTGGCCCGTATGCTGCCCGTCGTGCTCTCGAGCTTCCCTGCGCCCCCGGGCTTCAGCCTGAAGATGTTTCAGGACGCGCGCCTTGAACCCAAAATTTCACCGTTGAAGGACCGCGTGGTTGGCGACATCGGCAAGACGCTCTGGGTGCTGATGGGGGCGATTGGGCTGGTGCTGTTGATTGCCTGCGCCAATGTCGCCAACCTGGTGCTGGTGCGCGTGGACGGACGCCGCCAGGAATTGGCGATCCGCTCAGCGCTGGGCGCGGGCTGGGGACGCATTGCTTCTGAGCTGCTGTTTGAAAGCCTGGTGCTGGGATTCTTGGGCAGCCTGCTTGGATTGGGCATCGCTTATGGCGCGTTGCGTCTGCTGGTATCTGCGGCGCCACGCAGCTTGCCGCGCGTGCATGAGATTGGCATGGATGGCTGGGTCTTGCTGTTCACCCTCGGCGTGGCACTGCTGGCCAGCATCTTGTTCGGCTCGATTCCCATTTTCAAATACGCGGGCGCGCGGCTGGCTACCGGTCTGCGTGAAGGCGCTCGCGGCATGAGCCAGAGCCGCGAGCAGCATCGCGCGCGCAGCGTGCTGGTGGTGATACAGGTGGCGCTGGCGCTGCTGGCGCTGATCTGTTCCGGTTTGATGACGCGCACCTTCATCGCCCTCACGCGTGTGCAACCCGGCTTTAGCGCGCCTGAAGAAATTCAGACGTTCACCATCGCCCTGCCCAAGAGCGTGGTGGCCGAAGATCAGAATGTCCCACGCAAGTTTGAAGAAATCATGCACAAAGTGGAGGCGGTGCCGGGCGTCACGTCCATCGGGCTCTCTACCAGCATTCCGCTCGATGGAAACGGAAGCTTCGATCCGGTATTTGCTGAAGACCACACCTATCGGCCGGGTGAACTGGCGGCACTGCGGCGCTTTAAATGGATTTCACCCGGCTTCCTCAAAACCATGGGAACTCCTCTGCTGGCGGGACGCGACCTGACCTGGACCGATATCTACAACATGAATCCAGTGGCGCTTGTTTCAGAAAATGTGGCGCGCGACCTGTGGCACGATCCTGCCGCCGCACTGGGCAAACGCATTCGCGTGGGCTCAACTGACGACTGGCGCGAAGTGGTTGGCGTGGTGAGTAACGTGTACGACGACGGCCTGAACCAGAAGCCCTCCACCGTGGTCTATTGGCCGTTGCTGATGCGCAACTTTGAAGGCAATGGAGTAAGCACGCGCCGCGAGGTTTCATTCACTCTGCGCACTCCGCGCGCGGGCACAGAAAGCCTGATGAAAGAAGTGCGGCAGGCTGTCTGGTCGGTGGATCCCAACTTGCCGCTGGCTAAAGTGCATACCGTGGATTATTTCTATCGCAGTTCCATGGCGCGCACTTCATTCACTCTGCTGATGCTCGGTGTTGCGGGCGTAATGGCGCTCCTGCTTGGGACCGTGGGCATCTACGGCGTGATCGCTTACTCGGTTTCGCAGCGCACACGCGAGATCGGCATTCGCATGGCGATGGGTGCGCAGCGGAGCGAGCTCACCGGAATGTTTGTCCGCCATGGGCTGGCGCTCAGCGCGATTGGCGTCGCCTTTGGACTGGTGGCTGCATTGATCTGCATGCGCTTTCTTTCCACTTTGCTCTTTGGCGTGAAGCCTGTCGATCTATTGACCTACAGCGCGGTTTCCATTGGGCTTGTGGCCACGGCGCTGCTGGCAAGCTATCTGCCTTCGCGCCGCGCAGCCACAATTGATCCTGTGGAAGCATTGCGCGGAGAGTAG
- a CDS encoding DUF2442 domain-containing protein: protein MGILALGADERVAEVSFTDSALSVALKDGRTITVPLTWYPTLLNATPKQRMNWKIAGGGYGIHWPDLDEDLSTEGLLRGAPAPRKAR from the coding sequence ATGGGCATTTTGGCACTCGGCGCGGATGAGAGAGTAGCCGAAGTTTCGTTCACTGACTCCGCCCTGAGTGTGGCCCTGAAAGATGGCCGAACGATTACCGTGCCTCTCACTTGGTATCCCACGCTGCTGAATGCCACACCTAAACAAAGAATGAACTGGAAAATCGCCGGCGGCGGATACGGCATCCACTGGCCCGACCTCGACGAAGACCTCAGCACCGAAGGTCTCCTGCGCGGTGCACCGGCTCCACGCAAAGCCCGCTAA
- a CDS encoding DUF4160 domain-containing protein translates to MPTVLRSGPYRLYFYSHEPNEPPHVHVDRDDLSVKFWLDPVALAQNFGFNARELGVLYGIIVEHQQQLLEAWHGHFGTRRG, encoded by the coding sequence ATGCCAACCGTGCTTCGTTCCGGACCGTACCGACTCTATTTCTATAGTCACGAGCCAAACGAACCACCACATGTGCACGTAGATCGAGATGATCTGTCGGTAAAGTTCTGGCTCGATCCAGTTGCGTTGGCCCAAAATTTTGGCTTTAATGCGCGTGAATTGGGTGTGTTGTATGGCATCATAGTGGAGCATCAGCAACAGCTCCTGGAGGCTTGGCATGGGCATTTTGGCACTCGGCGCGGATGA